The Streptomyces pactum genome contains a region encoding:
- the glmS gene encoding glutamine--fructose-6-phosphate transaminase (isomerizing), with protein sequence MCGIVGYIGKRDVAPLLLEGLQRLEYRGYDSAGIVVTSPKAAGLKMVKAKGRVRDLEAKVPARFKGTTGIAHTRWATHGAPSDLNAHPHMSADDKVAVVHNGIIDNAADLRRKLEADGVEFLSETDTEVLVHLIARSEADKLEDKVRETLRVIEGTYGIAVMHADFPERIVVARNGSPVVLGIGEKEMFVASDIAALVTHTRQIVTLDDGEMATLKADDFRTYTTEGTRTTAEPTTVEWEAASYDMGGHDTYMHKEIHEQAEAVDRVLRGRIDDRFSTVHLGGLNLDARDARAVRRVKILGCGTSYHAGQIGAQMIEELARIPADAEPASEFRYRNAVVDPDTLYIAVSQSGETYDVLAAVQELKRKGARVLGIVNVVGSAIAREADGGMYVHAGPEVCVVSTKCFTNTCVAFALLALHLGRTRDLSVRDGKRIIEGLRKLPRQISEMLEQEEDVKQLAAQYADARSMLFIGRVRGYPVAREASLKLKEVSYIHAEAYPASELKHGPLALIEPALPTVAIVPDDDLLEKNRAAMEEIKARSGQILAVAHQEQEKADHTIVVPKNEDELDPILMGIPLQLLAYHTALALGRDIDKPRNLAKSVTVE encoded by the coding sequence ATGTGCGGAATCGTCGGATACATCGGCAAGCGTGACGTGGCGCCCCTGCTGCTCGAGGGACTGCAGCGCCTGGAGTACCGCGGCTACGACTCGGCGGGCATCGTCGTCACGTCCCCGAAGGCGGCCGGCCTGAAGATGGTCAAGGCCAAGGGCCGGGTCCGTGACCTGGAGGCCAAGGTCCCGGCACGTTTCAAGGGCACCACCGGCATCGCCCACACCCGCTGGGCCACCCACGGCGCTCCGTCCGACCTGAACGCCCACCCGCACATGTCGGCCGACGACAAGGTCGCCGTCGTGCACAACGGCATCATCGACAACGCCGCCGACCTGCGCCGCAAACTGGAGGCGGACGGCGTCGAGTTCCTCTCCGAGACCGACACCGAGGTCCTGGTCCACCTCATCGCCCGCTCCGAGGCCGACAAGCTCGAGGACAAGGTCCGCGAGACCCTCCGGGTGATCGAGGGCACGTACGGCATCGCCGTGATGCACGCCGACTTCCCCGAGCGCATCGTCGTCGCCCGCAACGGCTCGCCGGTCGTCCTCGGCATCGGCGAGAAGGAGATGTTCGTCGCCTCGGACATCGCCGCGCTGGTCACCCACACCCGCCAGATAGTCACCCTCGACGACGGCGAGATGGCCACCCTCAAGGCCGACGACTTCCGCACCTACACCACCGAGGGCACCCGCACCACCGCCGAGCCCACCACCGTGGAGTGGGAGGCCGCCTCCTACGACATGGGCGGCCACGACACGTACATGCACAAGGAGATCCACGAGCAGGCCGAGGCCGTGGACCGCGTGCTGCGCGGCCGGATCGACGACCGCTTCTCCACCGTGCACCTCGGCGGCCTCAACCTGGACGCCCGCGACGCGCGCGCCGTGCGCCGCGTGAAGATCCTCGGCTGCGGCACCTCGTACCACGCGGGCCAGATCGGCGCCCAGATGATCGAGGAGCTGGCCCGCATCCCCGCCGATGCCGAGCCCGCCTCCGAGTTCCGCTACCGCAACGCGGTCGTGGACCCCGACACCCTGTACATCGCCGTCTCCCAGTCCGGTGAGACCTACGACGTACTGGCCGCCGTGCAGGAGCTGAAGCGCAAGGGCGCCCGCGTCCTCGGCATCGTCAACGTGGTCGGCTCGGCGATCGCCCGCGAGGCCGACGGCGGCATGTACGTGCACGCCGGGCCCGAGGTCTGCGTCGTGTCCACCAAGTGCTTCACCAACACCTGCGTCGCCTTCGCGCTGCTCGCCCTGCACCTGGGCCGCACCCGCGACCTGTCCGTGCGGGACGGCAAGCGGATCATCGAGGGCCTGCGCAAGCTGCCGCGGCAGATCTCCGAGATGCTGGAGCAGGAGGAGGACGTCAAGCAACTGGCCGCGCAGTACGCCGACGCCCGCTCGATGCTCTTCATCGGCCGCGTGCGGGGCTACCCGGTCGCCCGCGAGGCCTCCCTGAAGCTCAAGGAGGTCTCCTACATCCACGCGGAGGCCTACCCGGCCTCCGAGCTCAAGCACGGCCCGCTCGCGCTGATCGAGCCCGCCCTGCCGACGGTCGCGATCGTGCCGGACGACGACCTGCTGGAGAAGAACCGCGCGGCCATGGAGGAGATCAAGGCCCGCAGCGGCCAGATCCTCGCCGTCGCCCACCAGGAGCAGGAGAAGGCCGACCACACCATCGTGGTCCCCAAGAACGAGGACGAGCTGGACCCCATCCTCATGGGCATCCCGCTCCAGCTCCTCGCCTACCACACGGCCCTGGCCCTGGGCCGGGACATCGACAAGCCGCGGAACCTCGCCAAGTCGGTGACGGTGGAGTAG
- a CDS encoding universal stress protein, with protein sequence MAGHEFFEPADRKRPVAEPTAAEPLAAEEPRQSCDPAFKHGVVVGFDGSTSSERALAYAIGMARRLGSGLVIVHVANRLPTTVWAGCEPPVFVDVPDHRTEVLGLELACADYLAEVPWILVERGGDICHELEEVGREYEADAIVVGSSHGLVGRLFGSVAGRLAKRAKRPVVVIP encoded by the coding sequence ATGGCCGGTCACGAATTCTTCGAACCCGCGGACCGCAAGCGGCCCGTCGCCGAACCTACGGCGGCCGAGCCCCTGGCGGCCGAAGAGCCACGCCAGTCGTGCGACCCAGCCTTCAAGCACGGTGTCGTCGTCGGCTTCGACGGCTCGACGTCCAGTGAGCGTGCCCTCGCGTACGCCATCGGCATGGCACGCCGGCTCGGCTCGGGCCTGGTCATCGTGCACGTCGCCAACCGGCTGCCCACCACGGTGTGGGCCGGCTGCGAGCCGCCCGTCTTCGTCGACGTACCGGACCACCGCACCGAGGTGCTGGGCCTGGAGCTGGCGTGCGCGGACTATCTGGCCGAGGTGCCCTGGATCCTGGTCGAGCGCGGCGGCGACATCTGCCACGAACTCGAGGAGGTGGGCCGGGAGTACGAGGCGGACGCCATCGTCGTCGGCTCCAGCCACGGCCTGGTGGGCCGCCTCTTCGGCTCCGTCGCCGGGCGGCTCGCCAAGCGGGCGAAGCGGCCCGTGGTGGTCATCCCCTGA
- a CDS encoding beta-N-acetylhexosaminidase, whose product MRPLRRHHRTTPRLTRILGSLLLVAAVGATTTAAAPDRRTAATPLDRVIPAPASVEPGGSPYRVTRGTHIRVDDSREARRVGDYLADLLRPSTGYRLPVTSHGHGGIRLRLAKGPYGNEGYRLDSGRGGVTITARKAAGLFHGVQTLRQLLPAAVEKDSVQSGPWLVAGGTIEDTPRYAWRGAMLDVSRHFFTVDEVKRYIDRVALYKYNKLHLHLSDDQGWRIAIDSWPRLATYGGSTEVGGGPGGHYTKADYQEIVRYAASRHLEVVPEIDMPGHTNAALASYAELNCDGVAPPLYTGTQVGFSSLCVDKEVTYDFVDDVVRELAALTPGRYLHIGGDEAHSTPHEDFVKFMDRVQPVVAEYGKTVVGWHQLAGANPAKGALVQYWGLDRTSDAEKAQVAEAARNGTGLVLSPADRTYLDMKYNKDTPLGLSWAGYVEVRRSYDWDPAAYLPGAPAAAVRGVEAPLWTETLENPDQLDFMAFPRLPGVAELGWSPAKTHDWDTYKVRLAEQAPRWEALGIDYYRSPQVPWNTD is encoded by the coding sequence GTGAGACCTCTTCGACGGCACCACAGAACGACTCCCCGACTGACCCGGATCCTGGGCTCGCTGCTGCTGGTCGCGGCGGTCGGCGCCACGACCACCGCGGCGGCACCGGACCGGCGGACGGCGGCGACCCCGCTGGACCGGGTGATCCCGGCCCCCGCGTCGGTCGAACCCGGCGGCTCCCCCTACCGGGTCACCCGCGGCACCCACATCCGCGTCGACGACTCGCGCGAGGCCCGCCGCGTCGGCGACTACCTCGCGGACCTCCTGCGGCCCTCCACCGGCTACCGGCTCCCCGTCACCTCCCACGGCCACGGCGGCATACGACTGCGCCTGGCCAAGGGCCCGTACGGCAACGAGGGTTACCGCCTGGACAGCGGCCGCGGCGGCGTCACCATCACCGCCCGCAAGGCCGCCGGCCTCTTCCACGGCGTCCAGACCCTCCGTCAGCTCCTGCCCGCCGCCGTCGAGAAGGACTCCGTGCAGAGCGGCCCCTGGCTGGTCGCGGGCGGCACCATCGAGGACACCCCGCGCTACGCGTGGCGCGGCGCGATGCTGGACGTCTCCCGGCACTTCTTCACCGTCGACGAGGTCAAGCGCTACATCGACCGGGTCGCCCTCTACAAGTACAACAAGCTCCACCTGCACCTCAGCGACGACCAGGGCTGGCGCATCGCCATCGACTCCTGGCCGCGCCTCGCGACGTACGGCGGTTCCACGGAGGTCGGCGGCGGACCCGGCGGCCACTACACCAAGGCGGACTACCAGGAGATCGTCCGCTACGCCGCCTCCCGCCACCTCGAGGTCGTCCCCGAGATCGACATGCCGGGCCACACCAACGCGGCCCTCGCCTCCTACGCCGAGCTGAACTGCGACGGCGTGGCACCCCCGCTGTACACCGGCACCCAGGTCGGCTTCAGTTCGCTGTGCGTGGACAAGGAGGTCACGTACGACTTCGTCGACGACGTCGTGCGCGAACTCGCCGCGCTCACCCCGGGCCGCTACCTCCACATCGGCGGCGACGAGGCGCACTCCACCCCGCACGAGGACTTCGTGAAGTTCATGGACCGCGTGCAGCCGGTCGTCGCGGAGTACGGCAAGACGGTCGTCGGCTGGCACCAACTGGCCGGCGCGAACCCGGCCAAGGGCGCGCTCGTCCAGTACTGGGGCCTGGACCGCACCAGCGACGCGGAGAAGGCCCAGGTCGCCGAGGCCGCGCGGAACGGGACCGGGCTGGTCCTGTCCCCGGCCGACCGGACGTACCTGGACATGAAGTACAACAAGGACACCCCGCTGGGTCTGTCCTGGGCGGGATACGTGGAGGTGCGGCGGTCCTACGACTGGGACCCGGCCGCCTACCTGCCGGGCGCACCGGCCGCCGCGGTCCGGGGCGTCGAGGCGCCGCTGTGGACGGAGACCCTGGAGAACCCGGACCAGCTCGATTTCATGGCGTTCCCGAGGCTGCCGGGCGTCGCCGAGCTGGGCTGGTCCCCGGCGAAGACGCACGACTGGGACACCTACAAGGTGCGGCTCGCCGAGCAGGCGCCGCGCTGGGAGGCGCTGGGGATCGACTACTACCGCTCGCCGCAGGTGCCCTGGAACACGGACTGA
- a CDS encoding DUF4429 domain-containing protein, whose protein sequence is MAEIIQKDGTWVFDGDTLRLTPGRDKNVSLLRRELGELLVPLAALAGISFEQGKKSGRLRLRLRDGADPLLHATGGRLTEPHDPYQLTVESDRYGVAEYVVDEVRNALLLDQVPSGPVDAYLLPGPSVPLSVSAGDGVASFDGERVRLEWKWQAEDAKSAAGTRTLPLADIVAVEWQPTVGLENGHLRFTVRGAPTKAPPKYDPNAVELWGFKRDPLMALVAAAVQARLPHPAAPAAPAAPKDARPAEDAPAPAPAAAEDDHDALLRRLRELGELHRSGVLTDEEFALAKQAVLKRM, encoded by the coding sequence ATGGCGGAAATCATCCAGAAGGACGGAACGTGGGTCTTCGACGGCGACACCCTGCGGCTGACTCCCGGACGGGACAAGAACGTCAGCCTGCTCCGCAGGGAACTGGGTGAACTACTCGTCCCGCTGGCGGCGTTGGCGGGCATATCGTTCGAGCAGGGCAAGAAGTCGGGCCGGCTGCGGCTGCGCCTGCGGGACGGCGCCGATCCGCTGCTGCACGCGACCGGCGGCCGGCTGACCGAGCCGCACGACCCCTACCAGCTCACCGTGGAGTCCGACCGGTACGGCGTCGCCGAGTACGTCGTGGACGAGGTGCGCAACGCCCTGCTCCTCGACCAGGTGCCCTCCGGCCCGGTGGACGCCTACCTGCTGCCCGGTCCCTCCGTCCCGCTGTCGGTCTCCGCCGGTGACGGTGTCGCGAGCTTCGACGGCGAGCGCGTACGCCTGGAGTGGAAGTGGCAGGCGGAGGACGCCAAGTCGGCCGCCGGCACCCGCACCCTGCCTCTGGCCGACATAGTCGCGGTCGAGTGGCAGCCGACGGTCGGCCTGGAGAACGGCCACCTCCGCTTCACCGTGCGGGGTGCGCCGACCAAGGCGCCGCCCAAGTACGACCCCAACGCCGTGGAGCTGTGGGGCTTCAAGAGGGACCCGCTGATGGCCCTGGTGGCCGCGGCCGTGCAGGCCCGCCTCCCGCACCCGGCCGCACCCGCCGCACCCGCCGCCCCGAAGGACGCCCGGCCGGCCGAGGACGCGCCCGCCCCGGCCCCCGCCGCCGCCGAGGACGACCACGACGCGCTGCTGCGGCGGCTGCGGGAGCTGGGCGAGCTGCACCGCTCCGGAGTGCTGACGGACGAGGAGTTCGCCCTGGCGAAGCAGGCGGTGCTGAAGCGGATGTAG